The Channa argus isolate prfri chromosome 14, Channa argus male v1.0, whole genome shotgun sequence genome includes a window with the following:
- the dnaaf6 gene encoding protein PIH1D3 isoform X1 gives MECLGVSSVQNLQALSALLSPQEDEEEEESKNVSAYAQLGPGHIGPTPKQDKDVSTPCVQRNGKDIWSEEEVAEGSQYDDLADPRPQPEYEIILKQSVGTEDLFLGLSGKDPSSMCCEAMVVKIKLPDTKATDVVLDVKEKFLDMRAPKYKLGLHLPHPTHSQEGKAQFFSERQELEVTLLLKRPMDYINMQ, from the exons GAATCTACAGGCTCTGTCTGCCTTGTTGTCACCgcaggaggatgaggaggaggaggaaagcaAA AATGTGTCAGCTTATGCACAGCTGGGTCCTGGACACATCGGTCCCACACCTAAACAAGATAAAGATG tgTCAACTCCCTGCGTGCAGAGAAACGGCAAAGATATCTGGAGCGAGGAAGAGGTGGCTGAGGGCTCCCAGTATGATGATCTTGCTGATCCGCGACCACAGCCTGA GTATGAAATAATTCTTAAGCAGAGTGTGGGGACAGAAGATTTGTTCTTGGGATTGAGCGGAAAGGACCCATCCTCAATGTGCTGCGAAGCCATGGTG GTGAAAATTAAACTACCAGACACTAAAGCAACAGATGTAGTCCTGGATGTGAAAGAAAAGTTCCTTGATATGCGTGCGCCAAAATA CAAACTGGGTCTCCATCTCCCACATCCCACCCACAGCCAAGAGGGCAAGGCTCAGTTCTTCAGTGAGAGACAGGAGCTGGAGGTGACTCTGCTGCTGAAACGCCCTATGGATTACATCAACATGCAATAG
- the dnaaf6 gene encoding protein PIH1D3 isoform X3 has protein sequence MRRRRKANAISSQQNVSAYAQLGPGHIGPTPKQDKDVSTPCVQRNGKDIWSEEEVAEGSQYDDLADPRPQPEYEIILKQSVGTEDLFLGLSGKDPSSMCCEAMVVKIKLPDTKATDVVLDVKEKFLDMRAPKYKLGLHLPHPTHSQEGKAQFFSERQELEVTLLLKRPMDYINMQ, from the exons atgaggaggaggaggaaagcaAA CGCAATTTCATCTCAACAGAATGTGTCAGCTTATGCACAGCTGGGTCCTGGACACATCGGTCCCACACCTAAACAAGATAAAGATG tgTCAACTCCCTGCGTGCAGAGAAACGGCAAAGATATCTGGAGCGAGGAAGAGGTGGCTGAGGGCTCCCAGTATGATGATCTTGCTGATCCGCGACCACAGCCTGA GTATGAAATAATTCTTAAGCAGAGTGTGGGGACAGAAGATTTGTTCTTGGGATTGAGCGGAAAGGACCCATCCTCAATGTGCTGCGAAGCCATGGTG GTGAAAATTAAACTACCAGACACTAAAGCAACAGATGTAGTCCTGGATGTGAAAGAAAAGTTCCTTGATATGCGTGCGCCAAAATA CAAACTGGGTCTCCATCTCCCACATCCCACCCACAGCCAAGAGGGCAAGGCTCAGTTCTTCAGTGAGAGACAGGAGCTGGAGGTGACTCTGCTGCTGAAACGCCCTATGGATTACATCAACATGCAATAG
- the dnaaf6 gene encoding protein PIH1D3 isoform X2 encodes MECLGVSSVQNLQALSALLSPQEDEEEEESKNVSAYAQLGPGHIGPTPKQDKDVSTPCVQRNGKDIWSEEEVAEGSQYDDLADPRPQPEYEIILKQSVGTEDLFLGLSGKDPSSMCCEAMVKIKLPDTKATDVVLDVKEKFLDMRAPKYKLGLHLPHPTHSQEGKAQFFSERQELEVTLLLKRPMDYINMQ; translated from the exons GAATCTACAGGCTCTGTCTGCCTTGTTGTCACCgcaggaggatgaggaggaggaggaaagcaAA AATGTGTCAGCTTATGCACAGCTGGGTCCTGGACACATCGGTCCCACACCTAAACAAGATAAAGATG tgTCAACTCCCTGCGTGCAGAGAAACGGCAAAGATATCTGGAGCGAGGAAGAGGTGGCTGAGGGCTCCCAGTATGATGATCTTGCTGATCCGCGACCACAGCCTGA GTATGAAATAATTCTTAAGCAGAGTGTGGGGACAGAAGATTTGTTCTTGGGATTGAGCGGAAAGGACCCATCCTCAATGTGCTGCGAAGCCATG GTGAAAATTAAACTACCAGACACTAAAGCAACAGATGTAGTCCTGGATGTGAAAGAAAAGTTCCTTGATATGCGTGCGCCAAAATA CAAACTGGGTCTCCATCTCCCACATCCCACCCACAGCCAAGAGGGCAAGGCTCAGTTCTTCAGTGAGAGACAGGAGCTGGAGGTGACTCTGCTGCTGAAACGCCCTATGGATTACATCAACATGCAATAG